The following coding sequences are from one Megamonas funiformis window:
- a CDS encoding DUF2680 domain-containing protein: MKNLKKIIVTGLLALSVATTAFATSAYNNPAEIVAGLTGRSVESVIDERHDTGKSFGTIAKEAGKLDEFKAEILELRKDQLAARVADGRLTQEQADKILASIEERQALCDGEGYGYGCGYGRGYRDGNGDGYRDGGRHHHNRCGDCRW, encoded by the coding sequence ATGAAAAACTTAAAGAAAATTATCGTTACAGGATTATTAGCATTGAGCGTTGCAACTACAGCTTTTGCGACATCTGCTTATAATAATCCAGCAGAAATAGTTGCTGGACTCACTGGTCGTAGCGTAGAAAGTGTTATTGATGAAAGACACGATACAGGTAAATCTTTTGGCACTATCGCTAAAGAAGCTGGCAAATTAGATGAGTTTAAAGCAGAAATTTTAGAACTTAGAAAAGATCAATTAGCAGCACGTGTAGCAGATGGCAGACTTACTCAAGAACAAGCAGATAAAATTTTAGCTTCTATTGAAGAAAGACAAGCTCTTTGTGATGGCGAAGGCTATGGATATGGTTGTGGCTATGGTCGCGGTTACCGTGATGGTAATGGTGATGGCTATCGTGATGGTGGCAGACATCATCATAACCGCTGTGGCGATTGCAGATGGTAA
- a CDS encoding helix-turn-helix domain-containing protein: MTKYSNEFKVKAIKMVLKGNSISHVAKILNKPDIAPLCRWISHYEHGGIPQLLHKNLKYTPIFKQKVIEYKWLHHLSLNQTAAKFSIPNTGTIST, encoded by the coding sequence ATGACTAAATACTCAAATGAATTTAAAGTTAAAGCAATTAAAATGGTTTTAAAAGGAAATTCTATTTCTCATGTAGCTAAAATTCTAAACAAGCCAGATATAGCTCCTCTTTGCAGATGGATATCTCATTATGAACATGGTGGTATTCCACAACTTCTTCATAAAAATCTTAAATATACTCCTATCTTTAAGCAAAAAGTTATTGAATATAAATGGCTACATCATTTATCATTAAATCAAACAGCAGCCAAATTTTCCATTCCTAATACTGGTACAATTTCTACATAG
- a CDS encoding MBL fold metallo-hydrolase, with the protein MFMSFDELSYKLEPILTKEPYWTDDNLVFLSEIPTKFPFERIKVGEVFKDNQWQDDLNFDDSAMVYKGKDGLVIITACSHSGICNIIEYSKSLFPNTKIHSIIGGFHLLKVDDKLRKTIDYLKEQDIDIIYPAHCTCLQAKIQMAKYMNIQEVGVNLKLEFK; encoded by the coding sequence ATGTTTATGTCTTTTGATGAATTATCATATAAATTAGAGCCTATACTTACAAAAGAGCCATATTGGACTGATGACAATCTTGTATTTTTAAGTGAAATTCCCACTAAATTTCCATTTGAGCGCATAAAAGTGGGAGAAGTTTTTAAAGATAATCAATGGCAAGATGATTTAAATTTTGATGATAGTGCTATGGTTTATAAAGGCAAAGACGGATTAGTTATCATAACTGCTTGTTCTCATAGTGGAATTTGTAATATTATCGAATATAGTAAATCTTTATTTCCTAATACAAAAATTCACAGTATTATTGGTGGTTTTCATCTATTAAAAGTCGATGATAAATTAAGAAAAACTATTGATTATTTAAAAGAACAAGATATCGATATTATTTATCCTGCCCATTGTACTTGCCTTCAAGCAAAAATTCAAATGGCTAAGTATATGAACATTCAAGAAGTTGGCGTTAATTTAAAATTAGAGTTCAAATAA
- a CDS encoding amino acid permease produces MKTNSQQSLKRGLKNRHLQMIALGGAIGTGLFYGSASTIQLAGPAISLSYLIGGCVIFFIMRMLGEMAVDNPVSGSFSSYANTYWHEFVGFLSGWNYWMNYVIVSMVELTAVGIYINYWLPDVPQWLSALICLIIITVINLINVKLYGEFEFCTAIIKVVAICCMIIFGIYIICTDMGTFPENLSNLWSHGGYLPNGWWGLALSLVVVMFSFGGIELIGITAGEADEPQKSIPKAINQVIWRILIFYIGTLVVLMILYPWNEVGLEASPFVQIFSNIGIPAAANLLNIVVLTAAISVYNSAIYSNSRMLYGLASQGNAPKILTALTRNGVPMVGIFISSGITLIAVVLNYLFPGKVFMYLVSIAVAAVLVSWFIIIVTHLKFRKAKARLGQDKDLHFKSIGYPIINYLCIVFLIFIAFMMYQIPDTRNALYILPLWIIILAIGYMLKKKK; encoded by the coding sequence ATGAAAACAAATTCACAGCAAAGTCTAAAGCGTGGTTTGAAAAATCGTCATTTACAGATGATTGCTTTAGGTGGCGCTATTGGTACAGGTCTATTTTATGGTTCGGCTTCAACAATTCAATTGGCTGGGCCAGCTATTTCACTATCTTATTTAATTGGTGGCTGTGTAATATTTTTTATTATGCGTATGTTAGGGGAAATGGCTGTAGATAATCCAGTTTCCGGCTCATTTAGCTCATATGCAAATACTTATTGGCATGAATTCGTAGGCTTTTTATCTGGTTGGAATTATTGGATGAATTATGTCATCGTTAGTATGGTAGAATTAACAGCTGTAGGTATTTATATAAATTATTGGTTGCCAGATGTACCACAATGGCTTTCTGCTCTTATTTGTTTAATTATCATTACAGTGATTAATTTAATTAATGTAAAATTATATGGTGAATTTGAATTTTGTACAGCTATTATTAAAGTAGTGGCTATTTGCTGTATGATTATTTTTGGTATATATATTATTTGTACAGATATGGGAACATTTCCTGAAAATCTCAGCAATCTTTGGAGTCATGGCGGTTACTTGCCAAATGGCTGGTGGGGTCTTGCTCTTTCTTTAGTAGTAGTTATGTTCTCTTTTGGCGGTATAGAATTAATCGGTATTACTGCAGGTGAAGCAGATGAACCACAAAAATCTATCCCTAAAGCTATAAACCAAGTTATTTGGCGAATTCTTATTTTTTATATTGGTACTTTAGTCGTTTTAATGATTTTATATCCATGGAATGAAGTGGGATTAGAAGCAAGTCCATTTGTACAGATTTTCTCTAATATTGGTATACCTGCTGCAGCAAATTTATTAAATATAGTAGTATTAACAGCGGCTATATCTGTTTATAATAGTGCTATTTATAGTAATTCACGCATGTTATATGGTTTAGCTAGTCAAGGAAATGCTCCTAAGATTTTAACTGCTTTAACTAGAAATGGCGTGCCAATGGTTGGTATTTTTATTTCTTCAGGAATTACATTAATCGCAGTAGTTTTAAATTATCTTTTCCCTGGAAAAGTATTTATGTATCTAGTTTCTATTGCAGTAGCAGCAGTACTTGTTAGTTGGTTTATCATCATTGTTACACATTTGAAATTTAGAAAAGCTAAAGCTCGTTTAGGGCAAGATAAAGATTTACATTTTAAATCTATTGGTTATCCAATCATCAATTATTTATGTATTGTATTTTTGATTTTTATTGCATTTATGATGTATCAAATCCCTGATACTAGAAATGCTTTGTATATTTTACCTTTATGGATTATTATTTTAGCTATAGGTTATATGCTTAAAAAGAAAAAATAA
- a CDS encoding MBL fold metallo-hydrolase gives MILNILVDNNTFIDKYFLGEPALSYFIELNNKKILFNTGYSDIFLTNASKMNISLANLDYIVLSHGHSDHTGGLKSLLHKYNLEKTKLIAYPQILYPK, from the coding sequence GTGATATTAAATATTTTAGTAGATAATAATACTTTTATTGATAAATATTTTTTAGGTGAACCTGCACTTAGTTATTTCATTGAGTTAAATAATAAAAAAATTCTTTTTAATACAGGATATTCAGACATTTTTTTAACTAACGCAAGTAAAATGAATATTTCTTTAGCTAACTTAGATTATATTGTTTTATCTCATGGCCATAGCGACCATACTGGTGGGCTAAAAAGTCTTTTACATAAATATAATCTAGAAAAGACAAAATTAATAGCTTATCCTCAAATTCTTTATCCTAAATGA
- the ilvB gene encoding biosynthetic-type acetolactate synthase large subunit — translation MRINGAQAIIECLKKENVNLVFGYPGGAVLTLYDALYQNKFPHILTKHEQGAIHAADGYARSSGKVGVCFATSGPGAANLITGIATANIDSIPIVCITGQVATHLIGKDSFQEADVCGITAPVTKHNYLIKKVSDLPRVFKEAFHISSTGRPGPVVIDIAKDVFEAEIDFEYPTEVNLRGYKLQKDGNTDDIDTLIEAVKTAEKPILFVGGGVISSNTSAYIKQLTEITGIPVVESLMGRGSIPCDQLESLGMVGMHGTYTANMAVMECDLLIALGARFDDRVTGKVSEFAPNAKIAHFDIDSAEINKNVHVDYPVVGDLRWSLPLFTAKLSIIGAQLKDQYKPWRDYIFEMKHFNPLLYRDDENLIMPENIITNISKICDENTIVVTDVGQHQMWAAQYYNLQKSRKFITSGGLGTMGFGLPAAIGAKLANPDKKVVLFTGDGSIMMNCQEFATVADYNLDIKVVVLNNHMLGMVAQWQRMFYNHHYSHSVLRGKTDLVKLAQAMGVNGYRIDNKTTFNEQLANYINSDGACLIDILIPDEENVFPMVPAGGRLDQMVLEAEQ, via the coding sequence ATGCGAATAAACGGCGCTCAAGCAATTATTGAATGTTTGAAAAAAGAAAATGTAAATCTTGTTTTTGGTTACCCTGGCGGTGCTGTTTTGACATTATATGATGCTTTATATCAAAATAAATTTCCTCATATTCTAACCAAACATGAACAAGGTGCTATTCATGCTGCTGACGGTTATGCTCGTTCTAGTGGAAAAGTTGGAGTATGTTTTGCTACATCTGGTCCAGGTGCTGCCAATTTAATCACAGGTATTGCGACAGCTAATATAGACTCTATTCCTATCGTTTGTATTACAGGACAGGTTGCTACTCATCTAATCGGTAAAGATTCTTTCCAAGAAGCCGATGTATGTGGTATTACAGCACCTGTAACTAAACATAATTACTTAATAAAAAAAGTTAGCGATTTACCACGAGTATTTAAAGAAGCATTCCATATTTCTTCTACTGGTAGACCTGGCCCTGTTGTCATTGATATTGCTAAAGATGTATTTGAAGCTGAAATAGATTTTGAATATCCTACAGAAGTTAATCTTCGTGGATATAAATTACAAAAAGATGGCAATACAGACGATATTGATACTTTAATCGAAGCTGTAAAAACTGCTGAAAAACCTATTTTATTTGTCGGCGGTGGCGTTATTTCTTCAAATACTTCTGCGTATATCAAACAATTAACTGAAATAACTGGCATTCCTGTTGTTGAAAGCCTTATGGGTAGAGGTTCTATTCCATGCGACCAATTAGAATCCTTAGGCATGGTAGGTATGCATGGTACTTATACAGCAAATATGGCAGTAATGGAATGTGATTTATTAATTGCTTTAGGCGCTCGTTTTGATGACCGTGTTACTGGTAAAGTTTCTGAATTTGCCCCTAATGCCAAAATCGCTCATTTTGATATTGATAGTGCGGAAATAAATAAAAATGTACATGTAGATTATCCTGTTGTCGGTGATTTACGTTGGTCTTTACCTTTGTTCACAGCTAAACTTTCTATCATTGGTGCACAATTAAAAGATCAATATAAACCTTGGCGTGATTACATCTTTGAAATGAAACATTTCAATCCTTTATTATATCGTGATGATGAAAATTTAATCATGCCTGAAAATATTATCACTAATATCAGTAAAATTTGTGATGAAAACACTATTGTAGTAACAGATGTTGGTCAACATCAAATGTGGGCAGCACAATATTACAATTTACAAAAATCTCGCAAATTTATCACTTCTGGTGGACTTGGTACTATGGGATTTGGTCTTCCTGCTGCAATTGGCGCTAAACTTGCAAATCCTGATAAAAAAGTAGTTTTATTTACTGGTGATGGTAGTATTATGATGAATTGTCAAGAATTTGCTACTGTTGCTGATTATAATTTAGATATAAAAGTAGTAGTACTCAATAACCATATGCTTGGCATGGTTGCTCAATGGCAACGTATGTTCTACAATCATCATTATTCCCATTCCGTATTAAGAGGTAAAACTGATTTAGTAAAATTAGCTCAAGCTATGGGTGTAAATGGTTATCGCATTGATAATAAAACTACATTCAATGAACAATTAGCTAATTACATCAATAGTGATGGCGCTTGTCTCATTGATATATTAATTCCTGATGAAGAAAATGTATTCCCTATGGTTCCCGCTGGTGGACGACTTGATCAAATGGTATTGGAGGCAGAACAATGA
- the ilvN gene encoding acetolactate synthase small subunit codes for MKYQLTLLAEDTPGVLSHIVSLISRRSFNINTLSVGYTEEEHVTRMSFVLTADSENEVEQVMKQINKLINVIKIVNLTHIDSINRELVMIKVKADPITRNDIVNIVNIFRAKIVDINRETLVIELTGDHTKIDALCEMLADYEVIEVARTGTLTMSRGTIPVKNM; via the coding sequence ATGAAATATCAATTAACACTATTAGCTGAAGATACTCCTGGAGTATTGAGCCATATTGTTTCCCTTATCAGCAGACGTTCATTTAATATCAATACCTTATCTGTAGGCTATACAGAAGAAGAACATGTTACTAGAATGAGCTTTGTCTTGACTGCTGATAGTGAAAATGAAGTAGAACAAGTTATGAAGCAAATCAATAAACTCATTAATGTAATCAAAATCGTTAATTTGACTCATATTGATTCAATCAATCGTGAACTTGTGATGATAAAAGTAAAAGCTGACCCTATAACTAGAAATGATATTGTAAATATAGTAAATATCTTCCGTGCAAAAATAGTTGATATCAATCGCGAAACACTCGTTATTGAATTAACTGGCGACCATACAAAAATTGATGCCCTTTGTGAAATGCTTGCAGATTATGAAGTAATCGAAGTAGCTAGAACTGGTACACTTACTATGTCCCGTGGTACTATTCCTGTAAAAAATATGTAA
- a CDS encoding PTS sugar transporter subunit IIA — MGLFSKLFQSNEKNFVSPMTGKVVAMSDIPDPAFAQKMMGDGCGIELTDGTVVAPFDAKVTAAFPTGHAFGLEAKEDGTEVLIHIGIDTVEMEGEGFSSNIKVGDEVKQGDVLVVVDLEVVQEAGKSLVSPIAFTGNNKVEVFKIEQNVVAGEKGLLNYK, encoded by the coding sequence ATGGGATTATTTTCAAAACTATTTCAGTCTAATGAAAAAAATTTTGTTTCACCGATGACAGGTAAAGTGGTGGCTATGAGCGATATTCCAGACCCTGCATTTGCTCAAAAAATGATGGGTGATGGTTGCGGTATTGAATTAACAGATGGTACAGTTGTTGCACCTTTTGATGCTAAAGTAACAGCTGCTTTCCCTACTGGTCATGCTTTTGGTTTAGAAGCTAAAGAAGACGGCACAGAAGTATTAATTCATATTGGAATTGATACAGTTGAAATGGAAGGCGAAGGTTTTTCTTCTAATATAAAAGTTGGTGATGAAGTAAAACAAGGTGATGTTTTAGTAGTTGTGGATTTAGAAGTTGTACAAGAAGCAGGTAAATCACTCGTATCTCCTATTGCTTTTACTGGCAATAATAAAGTTGAAGTTTTTAAAATTGAACAAAATGTTGTTGCTGGTGAAAAAGGTCTTTTAAATTACAAATAA
- a CDS encoding sensor histidine kinase, with protein MLNNKIALKLSLSFALALIIFSIIISGVFLVLFKQYTVDLHKTQLQNYAQSLAQSLSSGRRYNGMGYGAHLYFSSEIMGYNVWIVDENMNVITPRNMQHHKMMHANYTFSELPPNASEVIREVFQDKTVFSEGFSDVLSQLTLTVGVPIKDENGKVWGAVLLHSPVEGTTDGIYQGLMILGISIILALIIVLALAILFSYFFTKPLTKMKSVAMQLAEGNYQAKCNIKQKDEVGELANVMDLLAGRLDEASKESLKLEQMRKDFVSNISHELRTPVTVIRGSLEALCDKIITDSKQIDEYHLQMLNEAKFLQRLVGDLLDLSRLQNPDFAIEKQELNLNDVISDVVRSARQIAKNKNININIDLENPNLKISGDYGRLRQMFLIILDNAIKFSFENNKVDVLAKNDTIIIRDYGIGINEKDLPHIFDRFYKTHGEHNKVGTGLGLAIAKQIAERHNIELITKNNFDGGAKFIFKIPLK; from the coding sequence CTTTGATAATTTTTTCCATTATAATTAGTGGTGTGTTTTTAGTATTATTCAAGCAATATACTGTGGATTTGCATAAGACGCAATTACAAAATTATGCGCAATCGTTAGCACAATCATTATCAAGTGGTAGACGATATAATGGCATGGGATATGGCGCGCATTTGTATTTTAGTAGTGAAATTATGGGCTATAATGTTTGGATTGTAGACGAGAATATGAATGTCATCACACCAAGGAATATGCAACATCATAAAATGATGCATGCAAATTATACTTTTTCTGAGTTGCCACCAAATGCCAGTGAGGTTATCAGAGAAGTTTTTCAAGATAAAACAGTATTTAGTGAAGGCTTTAGTGATGTTTTATCACAATTGACGTTAACTGTAGGTGTGCCGATAAAAGATGAAAATGGAAAAGTATGGGGAGCTGTATTGTTGCATTCACCTGTAGAAGGTACCACTGATGGGATTTATCAAGGGCTTATGATTTTAGGCATAAGTATAATTTTAGCACTTATTATTGTTTTAGCTTTAGCAATATTATTTTCATATTTTTTCACTAAACCTTTGACAAAGATGAAATCTGTGGCAATGCAATTAGCCGAAGGCAATTATCAAGCTAAATGTAATATAAAACAGAAAGATGAAGTTGGTGAATTGGCAAATGTAATGGATTTATTAGCTGGACGTTTAGATGAAGCTAGTAAAGAAAGTTTAAAATTAGAACAAATGCGAAAGGATTTTGTGTCTAATATATCACATGAACTTAGAACACCAGTAACTGTTATTAGAGGCTCTTTAGAAGCACTTTGTGATAAGATTATTACAGACTCTAAGCAAATTGATGAGTATCATTTACAGATGTTAAATGAAGCTAAATTTTTGCAAAGATTAGTGGGGGATTTACTTGATTTATCTAGATTACAAAATCCAGATTTTGCGATTGAAAAGCAGGAGTTAAATTTAAATGATGTAATTTCTGATGTAGTTAGAAGTGCAAGGCAGATTGCTAAAAATAAAAATATTAATATAAATATTGATTTAGAAAATCCTAATTTAAAAATTTCTGGTGATTATGGAAGACTCCGTCAAATGTTTTTGATTATATTAGATAATGCCATCAAATTTTCTTTTGAAAATAATAAGGTAGATGTTTTGGCTAAAAATGACACAATTATTATTCGTGATTATGGCATAGGTATAAATGAAAAAGATTTGCCACATATTTTTGATAGATTTTACAAAACTCATGGTGAGCATAATAAAGTAGGTACAGGCTTAGGTTTAGCTATAGCAAAACAGATAGCGGAAAGACATAATATAGAATTAATTACTAAAAATAATTTTGATGGTGGGGCAAAATTTATTTTTAAAATACCATTAAAATAA